The genomic region AAATTGCTCTTCACTTTGCTTTATATCTCCTACCTAAATTTACATGAATTAGATGCTGTACATAAGAAAAAGAAATTACTTCACTCGTAGTCTCCTTACTAGTAAACATtatgttttttcacaattatctatctttggacccttccccggaccctgtgcaagtgggagctacatgcactgggctgCCCTTTTATCTATCTCTGCCTGCATCTCATGATCTAATACTCGTACCATATGATGCTTAACTGTTCATAATTGCATTGGGACATAGAATTGGGAGAATCGAGACAGTTACGTACATTTTAGTAAATGCTGGCACATGGATTTACTTCTAAGGAATTGAGTGGAAACTGAACATTGCTTGTTTATTTTTTAAAATTATACTACTATATTGTGCTAATACAAGTGTACAGCTCAATACTGTTCATAGCTGATTGTAAGCGTTGGCTGCCCTTTGTTAGTAAAATTTATCTTATTTCACTAGCAACCCCAGTTATTGCTTATTGCTGTGTGGATCATTCTAGTCTCTGGGGTTAGTTTCTTAGCTAATAGTTGTGTCCTGGTTCTGCATGGTTAGAAACATAAATTATTTATCTTTTCTATGATCCAGCATTTCTGGCCCCTTGATAATCCATTGTTGCTTGTATCATGTATTGAAGTTACTGGCATGTTGTGAGAACATACACTGAATAGTGCACTTTGCAGGGGATTCCTGTGGCTCCTCTGTGGGATTCATTCAGGGGTCAGTTTGTTGGCCTTCTGAGCCCACTGGATTTTATACTTATATTGAGAGAGGTAATCTGTTTCAGCATTTACTCTTTTTTCTTAGCTTTTGTTGTATTATTTGACCCGGTTGATAGTTGCTTTACTTGTGTGATGTGTCATTCATGTACTCTGTAGTAGAGGCAAAATGTCCTGGATGTGTACTTCACTAGTAGTACATTGTTGTGGGTGGTGCCATACTGTTTATTCGAACAATCTTCCACTATGACAGTTTAATAACTTTGCGAATCAAGGCACTTGCTTCGAACAGAATTCTTCAGGTGTTATTACCGTCTTTGCGGAGGTAGTTGTGAATGGTCAATTTTCATGTGCCTTTTTAGTTGCTAGTCCACTGATGCTGTTCCCTAGGCCTGCTGGCCAGGGAATCCGTGTTTGTGGGTGATAGTTTTGCACACTATGTTTTTATTGCAACACCCTGTGTGCCAATGAACATCCATTCCTCTTGTTTTATTTACTTGATAAATTATAGTTTCTTATCATGTATTTTTTTTCCAGAAATAACCTGTATTACGTATTTTGCAAAATTATTTTGTAACATCTTGTTTTTGTTGCAGCTGGAAACGCATGGCTCAAACCTGACAGAGGAACAGCTTGAAACACACACTATATCTGCGTGGAAAGAGGCTAAGCGGCAAACTTATGGAAGAAATGATGGACAACTTAGATCAAATCAGCATCTAGTGCATGTAAGTTGGTACCAACATCTGGCTGAGAATTGGATTGCAGTTTTCTGTGCAGTTTGGGTTCAGTCTTATTGGTACTGACGTTTCATCTCAGAGTTTGGTTTGACAGACTTATTGGAACTGGTTTGACCAATTATGCTTGGCTTCATGGAATTGATAACCTTTGCATGCCTATTGTATAAAAATGAAATCATACCTTTTGATTTAATTTCATTTGGCGAGTCGTAGTTGGAAGTAGTCACTGAGAAGCGAGAACCCCTTTTGCCACCCACCATTTAGCACACACATTTAAATTTTAACCTTCGTTTAAAACTGTCCTTGTGAGCTTTGTGACCCATTTGCTCGAGTAAGTGTTTTAAGGCAGATGCAAATCAGCTGCTTAGCATGAATTTATTTCAATCACTTAAAATTTGATTGTTAATATTTTTGCCGTCAGTTTGTCTTGTTCATCCCCAGGTCCCTCATATTTAGTTACATTATGATTTATGTGGCAATGCACTAACACCAGAGTTCCTGTTGTCTAGGCCACCCCTTATGAATCCTTGAGGGGTATTGCCATGAAAATACTCGAAACTGGCATTTCTACAGTCCCAATCATCTATTCATCGTCATCAGATGGATCGTTTCCGCAGCTGTTGCATCTTGCATCCCTTTCAGGAATTTTGAAATGTAAGTTGTTGGCATCTTTATGATGAGTGTGACTTTAATATGCTACAAGCAGCCTATTGTGAGATTGCTTAGCAGAATATCTTGTTTTCAGGTATCTGTAGATACTTCAAGAACTCCACTGGTAGTTTGCCGATTCTAAACCAACCAGTATGCTCAATTCCGCTGGGTACCTGGGTTCCAAAAATTGGTGAACCAAATGGTCATCCATTGGCTATGTTGCGGCCTAATACATCTCTTAGCTCTGCCCTTAACTTGTTGGTTCAAGGTATGTTCTCTGTTCTCTTTGCTGCAACCATACCCATACCTGGGAAATGCATTACAAAACAAAGGTGCTCTTGCTTGTATCTCCAAATTCTAAGGCAGCTCTTGTGTTACTGAGGTTTAACACTATTCAACTGATATTCCATATGACAGGAAATTACTGTCTATATAATTATGCATAACTGATCCCTTATATTCTGTACATGCAGCTGGAGTTAGTTCAATACCCATTGTGGATGATAACGACTCGCTGATCGACACATACTCCAGAAGGTGCCGACACATGCAGACATACAGCATTCTTTCGGTTGCATTGTTTGCTACTACCTCTGtaactaaatataagacgtttctgTAGTTCAATATTTAGTTGCAGAGGTAGTATGTTGCAGTTTTGCTGGTGACTTATGTATTGTGTTTCCTCCATTATGCAGTGACATCACAGCTCTAGCAAAAGACAAGGTCTACACCCATATTCGCCTAGATGAGATGACCATTCATCAGGTATGCTATAGTAGATATTAATGCCTATCTCATTCTCAACCAAGTTTTAGACTGAAACTTATACTTGAGTTTATTTGTCCAACGACTTTAGCTTCTGCTATGTGAAACTTGTTTATATTAAGAGTTGATATTTTGGGAATGAACAAAAATGTAGGCATAGTGAAGTTCTTCCTTTTGGAATTACAGTTACCTTACTGTTTTCTCTATCTGAATTGAAATCTGGATTGATATCCAAACTACCAAACTGTGCATACCATATAAAATTTAAAAATACTACCTTGTGGATATGATAACTGATTCTGGAATTCATTAGTGAAGCAAGGCCTCATTAGTTTGTAGCCCCAGAGGCAGGCAGTGATAAGTGCCCCTTTGTTTGGAGCCACGTATAGATGCTCCTTTGTCCAAGTACATATTTTCCTTTTGTCGTTTCACTTGGTCAGTTGATGCCACATATCCTATCAGTGCTTGTGAAATTTAAAACTGCAGCTGATGCTGCAGCGAACAGTGAAAAAACATACGTGAAGGGGAGAGCTGGTTGTTCCATAGTGCTATATAATTTCAAACATCGTTTCTCATGAGTTATGCATCTGTAAATCTGTTACCCGTCCAGATTTCATGGCTGCAGTATGAACACTTTCTTGTGTGGTCAGGCCTTGCAACTTGGGCAAGACGCGAATTCACCTTTTGGACTTTTCAACGGTCAAAGATGCCAGATGTGTCTTCGGTCTGACCCTTTGCTGAAGGTTATGGAGAGATTGGCTAATCCTGGTAAGTATTTTTCTATTGGTGTACCTGCACGAGTATTAATAATTGTTTGCTCCGTCGATTCACCGGATTCTCGTGTGCCTGTCATTACCAGGGGTGCGTCGCGTGTTCATCGTGGAGGCTGGCAGCAAGCGAGTGGAAGGCGTAATATCGCTGAGCGACATATTCAAGTTGCTGCTGAGCTAGCGAGAGCCCTGTTTTCGTTGGTTCCCGGGCAAGCGGTGCCAGAAGAGCTAGCATGCAAGAAAGAGATTGTGGAGCCAACATGGAGTTCTCTCTCTGGCTTGCTCTTGGACAAGAGAGTAGCAAAACAGATTGTAAAGTTTTTTTCCTTTGGTTGTgccaacccaacccaacccaacccaaccctCACCGTCCGTCTGTCTGTCTGTCGTAACCGAAACTATCTGGTGACTTTTTTCTCTTTAAATTTTATTGGATTGATTCCGCTGCTTGGCGAGATTAGTCTCCAAGGAGCCAGAGAATGGTCGTCTGTCTGTCTGCGTTGGTCGGTGTCGTTGGTCCGTTCTGTGCCTAGTTTACTAGAGAGAGGGACCCGTTCCTTGTTTCGGCATGAAAGAGGAGAGGGGGAAGATGATTATGGTCCGGTTCAAGTGTGACCATGTGTTGTTTTTGCTCAACATTGGCAGCCATGCAACCATGGAAGAAGGAAGGATTTAGAGGAAAAATCAATCAATCGAGCATGAGTCAAGAGTCATGTGTGGCCCGGGTGGAGTCAGTGGGGTGTACAATTGCAAACCTCATTTTATGTTGAACTGCCATTCTGGACTCATTTTGCTTTCTCTCTCTGGCTGTAGAAACTTCACCCATTGTATATTCTCTCCTAGTGGCGCAGctgctatccatccatccatcctcttGAGTTATCTGCCTTCCCTGGCTGGCCTGATGGAGAGCATACCAGCAGTCAGTTTGCTGAATAAGATGCTGTCTTCTCCATTGCGAAATcgtatccatccatccatcctcttGAGTTATCTGCCTTCCCTGGCTGGCCCGACGGGAAGAAACTATACCAAAACTCAGTTTACCgagtctttttttttcctttttctgttgtgAAAATCGACTGTCTGCTATTTGTTGGAGAGAGTTTATGGGCATTGGAAAATTTTCTGCCATAACAGTAAAACTGGTTATATTATTTTTGGCCTTCTTCCTTTTTACCCATATATTGAAACAAAGTGGTGGTAGGGGATCACACACGGGGAGTTCCTAGGTAGTTAACCTAGGTTCGGGTCCTCATCATAGAGGTAATACTCTACTCCTGCTTTGTATTTGATTGATGGAGGGAAACGTCTCGTATATGAAAATAATACTATGGGGACTAGGGTGATCCCCTTATGAAGGAAGGCGAGACCTAGGGTTACATGACCGGCGGCCTCCTGTTCGTCCGCCTGGCCGTCTTCTCTTCTTTCCCTTGTTCTCGCGGCCGCCTCCTTGTCCTCGGCTGCCGGTGTCCACCAATAGCTAACGGGGAACAACAATGTCATGTCGCCGGAGACGACCAGAAAACTGTGATCCCCGGCCGGACGGCTAGGTTTGACTAGGGTGGCGGCGACCAGGCACCAGGGAGCGaactccttttctttttctgaggTTTCTTATATCAAATTATGGATGGTTGTCGCTTCATGTAGTGAAATGAGTCAATTTATATTACTCAATACATGTTCAAGTAATCACTGTGACTGCGTGAAAGAATAAATTTCAATTCAGTTACTGAGATGGATCTCCTTTAGCTCACCAAAGAGCTGACAAGTATGTTGGAGTTCCCGGTCAAGTCTGTTCTTCTCTGTAAACACAAGATGGGATTTTGAAAATGTATTGCCGGCGCGAAAGTATGACATCAAATACTTCACCGAAACATTCTTTTCTACTCTTTGAAAAAAAATTAGTCTCGCTCTGCAACACAACTGAGATGGACCATGTTGTTCTGCAACACAACTTCGAAGATCACAAATATATTCCCCGCGCACTTTTTGGAGGTTACTATATATGCTAGTTGGAgtatataaaaaaatgaaaaacacaACAGCACCGAACTGGCTATTAGTTTTTTTTCTTGCGGGGTCGAACCGGCTATTAGTTAAGCGTTGAAGAAGCGAGTTGCTTATAAGAAAGAAAAGGCGATTATATTATAGATAAAATCCCCACTCACACAAGAgaaaccatctctttatttattCTCCACAGGTAATAAATCACTGCTACAAATCCGTAGATAAACTAATTGAGACCGCCGAGCTTGTATTTTCAGGGTCTCCATGAATCTCTTCCCTTGGCTGAAATGTTATGTTCAGTCGAAAGAAAGACCGAAATCCTTGGCCTTGAATTTCCCATATCTTGCCGGTCGCTCGTCATCCAGCAAACCAGGCGCTGGCTCCAGCACCGTCTCTCCATCCACAGCATAAAACACGGCCAGTGAAAGCCTCTCTCTCTCGGCGTTCGTCACCACCCTGTGGACCGGGCTCCTGAAGATCCCGTTGCACATTATCTGCGTCGAATATATATTTGCATACGTGTCAACGAAGCATCAGCATTCAGGAAACACTAGGATATATGTTGTACACTCATGATTTGTTGTAGATTAttcaagagagatagagagagagagcaagTGCTTAATTAGCTTCATACCTCCATGCAGTCAGCCAAGTTGATCACCAACGAGTAAGGCTTGGCCGGAACATTGTACCATCTCCCATCTCTCTCAACTTGCAAGCCACCGACGTCGTGGTCGACAAAAAGGATGGTAAGGAGACCAGCATCAGAGTGAGGCCTCATGCCCAGTACTAGGTCAGGTCTCGGACACGGAGGGTAGTAGTTGAACCTAGCAAACCCGGGATCCTTGCTTGATATTTGGTTGAGGAAGTAATCCTCATCAAGGTCCAGGAGCTTGGCGATCGATCGAAAGACGAGGTCTCTTATTCTCTTGGTTCTTGATGCGTACTCAAGAAGCACATCCCTGCATGTAGAAAGACTCTAGAATGAATAGTTCAGTCAATCAAAGCTTTTGATTCCTTTATTCAGTTATAAATTGTGTCTGAGTATCCTTTTCTTGTAGTGCATTTCTGAATTTTTCACCGTGTTTTCCTTCATTGGCAACTAAGCTAATACAGTAGTAGTATTAGAAATGTGAAACATCACTTGAATGGCGATTATAACCTGAAAGATTTCGGGTGAGCGGGCCACTTGGTGAAATTCCTCTCATCTTCTGGCTCCACCCTCAGATGCAGCCGGTCGTTCCAGCTGAGGCCCTCGGCCTGGTTTACCACCTCGTCATTTCCATAGCCTTCCACCTCAGAGTGCTTGCCGCCGCCGTCTATCAAGTTGCTGCATTTCTGCTTCTCTTCGGACGGTTGCCGGAAGAATTCCCTCGACGCGCTCATCATGGCATCCATGAGAGACTCCTCGATTCCATGGTTGGTCACCTGGATATCAAAGTGTTGAACAATTTCAGCAACAGCTCAATAACTTTAGAAATTACTACTACTAATCTGGTTGCTTCTTCATCGCCATGGTGACGACATCCAGCTGGGCGGAGGCGGCCCACTGCGGGGGGTAGGGTTCGGATCTGGTCTCGCCGGAAGTGGAGGTGACGAGGGCATCTGGGAGatcaaggcggcggcggctgcgcgccTAGCCGGCAGCGTCTGCGTGGTGTTAAAATAATTTAATCGAGATTCACCATGAAGAGGCCCCAGGTCTGTAGAGCCGCCCGGAGCTTGTcggcctcgtcggcggcggcggccgtagtCAGCCGGCTAAGATCGATGAGAGGGATGGGCTCCGGCATCTCATCAGCGGCCAGCAGGCCTTGATCTTGCTCGTGCGCCACCACGTACTGTCGCGGCAGCTCCTCCACGGCCGCCGCCAGCTCCTGCACCGTCGTCCGCACCATCGACGGTGGTGGAGGGAGCTCTGTTTCTTGCGTAGTACACCGAAGACGCTCTGTTTGACAGTTGGAAAGAGCAGAGGAAGAAGCAAGCTACGAGTCAACAGTCAACGGTCAAGAGGAGGAAGCTGCCTTCATATCGACCACTTTTTTCTTTATATTTTGGTGGAAGAAGCGGGCTATcctttttcatatatatatttttaaaaaaatctgtTCTCCAAGCTAATGGTTTTCACTTTCTTCTTGAGCAGGCCGATGATGTATCGCTGCAAGCCGCTCCAATATCGGAGCCAGACTTACATTATTGATTGCAAATGAAAAGTCATTAAGGCAACGGTTCTGTCAGGTTATCATTTCAGAGTAGAAGTTGTCGCTATCGAAAGAGCCGCAAATCCAAAAGTCCGCCCTCCATAAAATCTCACGGACCTCACGCCGGCACCGAAGGACGCGCCGATGTGACGGAGATGAGGCCGGATGATCCAAGTACGAAAGTTAGCCGTCATCGCAGTCGCGTCGATGAGCCCTTCAAACCCTAGCCTCATTATTCACGGCGGACAATAAGAATCTACGCCTGCGAACCACCGATGCCACAAAAAACACCATCGAGATGAGAAGGCTCGAGGAAAAATTATTTGTTGGGTAGATACCACCGTCAATAGAAGGGCAAAAGCAAATGAGCATATAATGCCTACCTAACTCCATCCAAAAAATGCGGGACTACATCTCCATAGGTCGATAGGAGCCTTCCCACACCAGTAGGGTTGTCGGAAGAGGAGGGGTCGAAGATGGTCTGCATTTGAGAGTAGTCCTGGATGGGAGTATTGAGAAACTCATCATTCTTGGGGTAATCATAAGAACAAAACACATCGTTGTTAGTTGTGATTTGCATGTTAGAGAAGCTAAACAAGTCTAACAAATGATATGCTTGCTAACCGTGGTATGGCCATGATAGTGTTCTCACTTCAAGAGGATCATCAAGGTGTCCTGATCCCTTTGTGCATCTCTAAGGTCTACGAGGCTGAACACTTGGATCCATCTGGCTTTCCACTTCTTAAGGTGGATGTAGACATGAGTTGAGGTCACCTCATGGCCACAAAACTCAAAGACCTACTTGGCAACAACGTTGACCGTTGAGgcgcacctccttgaagcccttgtcagtcctcGGCCCACTGGATATGATCTCACACATCTTCTTAAGCACGAAAGTGGACATGTAAGGCCGCCATTTCATTGTGTTCCCCTTCCTAGACATCTTTGTCTTTCCAGCCATCATGGCTGCCTTATGTGCAAGAACAATAGCAACATTAAGCATCGCCACCACAAAAGATGGCTGCCTAAATGCCCCCCTCGAACTCATCTGAATCAGGAGGCATCTGCTCGGACATTAGATAGGAATCCTTAACATAGGATGTCATGACTGGTTCTCGCACTAAGACAATGGTTTGACTAAAGTCTTCGGTGCTCATGTCCAACAATCGTTAGCATCAGAACTAGTTCAACACACTACACATGCACAGGAACAAATACAAATAATACTACACATGGAGCCCAACCAATGAAGTTAAACACGCCACACATGGACCGAGCTTGAAGCTCAAAGCAAACCATGAAGTTCAACACACTACCACATCTACCTATCCACCATACTCGTATACTACTGTAGAATGACACAAGCTCTGATCATCATCGAAAACCGACATGAAATacaacatgaacatcatcaatGCTGACAAGCAAAACTAGCATGCTACCGAAACATCACCACGGACCACTACCATTCGATCTACCACATGCTCACTTATCTACTCCTGTCGCATGCTTACAGGTCTAAACTCGAACAAATAGAGGAAGTGATTCAACTTACAACCATCGGAGCAGCGTGGAGACGTGAAACATGCCggagaaaaggaggaagaagaaccATGCATCACTATTGCTTATTTGCTCGTCGGTAAAGAATTTGCGGGT from Triticum aestivum cultivar Chinese Spring chromosome 4A, IWGSC CS RefSeq v2.1, whole genome shotgun sequence harbors:
- the LOC123087495 gene encoding protein SRG1 codes for the protein MVRTTVQELAAAVEELPRQYVVAHEQDQGLLAADEMPEPIPLIDLSRLTTAAAADEADKLRAALQTWGLFMVTNHGIEESLMDAMMSASREFFRQPSEEKQKCSNLIDGGGKHSEVEGYGNDEVVNQAEGLSWNDRLHLRVEPEDERNFTKWPAHPKSFRDVLLEYASRTKRIRDLVFRSIAKLLDLDEDYFLNQISSKDPGFARFNYYPPCPRPDLVLGMRPHSDAGLLTILFVDHDVGGLQVERDGRWYNVPAKPYSLVINLADCMEIMCNGIFRSPVHRVVTNAERERLSLAVFYAVDGETVLEPAPGLLDDERPARYGKFKAKDFGLSFD
- the LOC123087494 gene encoding sucrose nonfermenting 4-like protein isoform X1, with amino-acid sequence MFSHGADPAHDASAAGGGVGVSAGGPLVHTRFVWPHGGKRVFLSGSFTRWSEHLPMSPVEGCPTVFQAICSLPPGIYQYKFNVDGQWRHDEGQPTITGEYGVVNTLYLTREFDHINTVLSPTTPGSRMDVDNDSFQRMGSLLDGALQEGSPRISEAAIQISRCRVAEYLNAHTGHDLLPDSGKVIALDINLPVKQSFHILHEQGIPVAPLWDSFRGQFVGLLSPLDFILILRELETHGSNLTEEQLETHTISAWKEAKRQTYGRNDGQLRSNQHLVHATPYESLRGIAMKILETGISTVPIIYSSSSDGSFPQLLHLASLSGILKCICRYFKNSTGSLPILNQPVCSIPLGTWVPKIGEPNGHPLAMLRPNTSLSSALNLLVQAGVSSIPIVDDNDSLIDTYSRSDITALAKDKVYTHIRLDEMTIHQALQLGQDANSPFGLFNGQRCQMCLRSDPLLKVMERLANPGVRRVFIVEAGSKRVEGVISLSDIFKLLLS
- the LOC123087494 gene encoding sucrose nonfermenting 4-like protein isoform X2, with protein sequence MFSHGADPAHDASAAGGGVGVSAGGPLVHTRFVWPHGGKRVFLSGSFTRWSEHLPMSPVEGCPTVFQAICSLPPGIYQYKFNVDGQWRHDEGQPTITGEYGVVNTLYLTREFDHINTVLSPTTPGSRMDVDNDSFQRMGSLLDGALQEGSPRISEAAIQISRCRVAEYLNAHTGHDLLPDSGKVIALDINLPVKQSFHILHEQGIPVAPLWDSFRGQFVGLLSPLDFILILRELETHGSNLTEEQLETHTISAWKEAKRQTYGRNDGQLRSNQHLVHATPYESLRGIAMKILETGISTVPIIYSSSSDGSFPQLLHLASLSGILKCICRYFKNSTGSLPILNQPVCSIPLGTWVPKIGEPNGHPLAMLRPNTSLSSALNLLVQAGVSSIPIVDDNDSLIDTYSRSDITALAKDKVYTHIRLDEMTIHQALQLGQDANSPFGLFNGQRCQMCLRSDPLLKVMERLANPGVRRVFIVEAGSKRVEGVISLSDIFKLLLS